One Homo sapiens chromosome 7 genomic patch of type NOVEL, GRCh38.p14 PATCHES HSCHR7_3_CTG4_4 DNA window includes the following coding sequences:
- the OR2A14 gene encoding olfactory receptor 2A14 (The RefSeq protein has 2 substitutions, 1 non-frameshifting indel compared to this genomic sequence) yields MEGNKTWITDITLPRFQVGPALEILLCGLFSAFYTLTLLGNGVIFGIICLDCKLHTPMYFFLSHLAIVDISYASNYVPKMLTNLMNQESTISFFPCIMQTFLYLAFAHVECLILVVMSYDRYADICHPLRYNSLMSWRVCTVLAVASWVFSFLLALVPLVLILSLPFCGPHEINHFFCEILSVLKLACADTWLNQVVIFAACVFILVGPLCLVLVSYLRILAAILRIQSGEGRRKAFSTCSSHLCVVGLFFGSAIVTYMAPKSRHPEEQQKVLSLFYSLFNPMLNPLIYSLRNAEVKGALRRALRKERLT; encoded by the coding sequence ATGGAAGGCAACAAGACATGGATCACAGACATCACCTTGCCGCGATTCCAGGTTGGTCCAGCACTGGAGATTCTCCTCTGTGGACTTTTCTCTGCCTTCTATACACTCACCCTGCTGGGGAATGGGGTCATCTTTGGGATTATCTGCCTGGACTGTAAGCTTCACAcacccatgtacttcttcctctcaCACCTGGCCATTGTTGACATATCCTATGCTTCCAACTATGTCCCCAAGATGCTGACGAATCTTATGAACCAGGAAAGCACCATCTCCTTTTTTCCATGCATAATGCAGACATTCTTGTATTTGGCTTTTGCTCACGTAGAGTGTCTGATTTTGGTGGTGATGTCCTATGATCGCTATGCGGACATCTGCCACCCCTTACGTTACAATATCCTCATGAGCTGGAGAGTGTGCACTGTCCTGGCTGTGGCTTCCTGGGTGTTCAGCTTCCTCCTGGCTCTGGTCCCTTTAGTTCTCATCCTGAGGCTGCCCTTCTGCGGGCCTCATGAAATCAACCACTtctgtgaaatcctgtctgtcCTCAAGTTGGCCTGTGCTGACACCTGGCTCAACCAGGTGGTCATCTTTGCAGCCTGCGTGTTCATCCTGGTGGGGCCACTCTGCCTGGTGCTGGTCTCCTACTTGCGCATCCTGGCCGCCATCTTGAGGATCCAGTCTGGGGAGGGCCGCAGAAAGGCCTTCTCCACCTGCTCCTCCCACCTTTGCGTGGTGGGACTCTTCTTTGGCAGCGCCATTGTCACGTACATGGCCCCCAAGTCCCGCCATCCTGAGGAGCAGCAGAAAGTTCTTTCCCTGTTTTACAGCCTTTTCAATCCAATGCTGAACCCCCTGATATATAGCCTAAGGAATGCAGAGGTCAAGGGCGCCCTGAGGAGGGCACTGAGGAAGGAGAGGCTGACGTGA